The genome window aaggatGATGTTAATACAGCTGTAAATACATACTTGTCTGGGCTTTAGTTCCTTCACCAAACATAATCTCTCCACATGCCACCACAGCGCAGTAGTAATTCCCAGCATCAGAGGCGTGTCTGTGTTCACCTGCACAGTCATCgttgttttctttgttcttgGAGAGAAGGGAACACTGGAGACTCACTGAGTCGCCCGGCTGGACCGACTCAATCTCAGAACTTTGTTTCACGTAGAAAGATTTCTGCTGATTAGATTTCTGCTGATTTTTATGATCTGTGTGATTCACAAAAAACTACGAATTAACTCATGGGTATTTAAGGTATTGCAGCAAAAATACTGAGATTAAAATACTTTACCATCCACAGACAAAAATATGCCGTTAAGAAATTTCATTGTGTATGCAGATCCTGCTTGGCAGAAATATGTCGCTTCATCTTCTTTGCTCACATTTTTGATGTTAAGAAGACACTGAgtgctctctttttttaatgtgaatctTGAGTTGTTAAATTGTCCTTCGAGGGATATTTTGCCAAAAGTTCCTGCTCCAACTGTTTGGAGCATATATCCACACTTCAGCTTATACCAGTAAAACAAAGCGTCTTGATCCCCAAGGATTGCACATGACAGAGTCAAACTGTCACCGAGTTGAACCACAGTCGAAGGGAGCTGCTGAGGAAGCTTTAAAGTCTGAATCTGAGCtgaagaaaagagacaaaacaggGTTACAGgtcaaaaacaatgaaaacaattacACATAAATAGTTTGtctaaacttttgtttggccTAATATGTTTTTGCCatattttactcattttttgtaaaagctTCTTAAAGTATAGGAAGTGCACTTACACACTGTGCTCAGAAAAATCAGGGCAGTCAGTCTTCCAATCATTGTGGTACGCAGCCTCGCTCTTGCACAACTGATGTCTTCACACCGAAATGAGAGATGCAGTAATCTTACTCACCGGATGTAGACATTTGGTATAAGCCTGCCATTggccatatatatatttttttacaactgcgattggtttaaagaaataaaaagaagccagagcttttttcccactgtgGCAGAATGATAATGGCTGCAGCCAGACCATTCTCCAGCACTGACACAGACACTAGACACGGAGTGATCAAGGTTTATAAAGTATCATCATAGTGGCAGACTCAGGCTGGTTTATTGCATGTATGAGTCTTTATGGCATTGTATCGCTTCTTCTTCATGTTAAGGCCACACTGCAGGAAAATGTATCATATTGTCTCCATATAAAGGCACCCTAGAGAGCACTTcttcacattttctttcctgGAACGGCActaaatcatgttttctccactggaagggcaccCAAGAGGGCATTTTATCATGTGTTATTTAAATGCAGGCAATTAAAACATGGCACTAAATTTACCCAACCTTTATCACCTTTCTTTTGTATTAAAAATCAGATgcgtttgtatttgtatttttttaattgttagaCTAACAGCACTGCATTGGAGGTACAGAATTAGTACCAATGACTTATCCATCCTAATTACACTCAGTTTATCaggaataacaataaaaatgaaatactatctttctaaaaatataaaatataacaacTAATTGGAAGGAAAGGACAAGTTGTAGCCACCACAgactcttttacttttttttgcacattaatTCTCTACGCTGTGAACTATAAAACATGGATGTAGTCTCCATGACATCACCCATAGGATCCATTAGAAGCCATCGGAGGTTCCTGCTCAGTGTGGCCGTGCCTGACACCcagctaaatatattttaaatatctaaatatggGAAAAGAGCGGCTGTGAGTGAGCTGAGGCAGAACGAACAAACCCACCTGTCACTCAGAGCCCTTTCCATAACTGTAAACCTTATAATAGAATAAAGAGAAtcaagtttatatatatatatataaatctccCCTGGTACAGTCATGAAGGGGGAAATTTGCTATCGAAACAAAAGTTTGGAATTTTAGCATTGGAGTctgcctcaagtggccatttgaggaactacagtttttggcttcatttttcagtcttggaggttgctgcttgggtGCAACATGAGTTTTCATCTGCACTTGTTAGCAGGTTTGTTTACAACCACAgccattctgacttttttttaaagagactgTTTTTTGCATTACTGGCTAATACAAGGCACCATGTAAAGCACTGATGTGTACAGGCAGAAGAGCAACAAATGTCACAAAGTCACCAGGAgagactttttttgtgttttgcagtgtactgattTATCCTT of Centropristis striata isolate RG_2023a ecotype Rhode Island chromosome 12, C.striata_1.0, whole genome shotgun sequence contains these proteins:
- the LOC131981370 gene encoding uncharacterized protein LOC131981370, whose protein sequence is MIGRLTALIFLSTVSQIQTLKLPQQLPSTVVQLGDSLTLSCAILGDQDALFYWYKLKCGYMLQTVGAGTFGKISLEGQFNNSRFTLKKESTQCLLNIKNVSKEDEATYFCQAGSAYTMKFLNGIFLSVDDHKNQQKSNQQKSFYVKQSSEIESVQPGDSVSLQCSLLSKNKENNDDCAGEHRHASDAGNYYCAVVACGEIMFGEGTKAQTRQQWDPVVIILGSLLALCVIVITILICSRN